The proteins below are encoded in one region of Pangasianodon hypophthalmus isolate fPanHyp1 chromosome 6, fPanHyp1.pri, whole genome shotgun sequence:
- the mical3a gene encoding protein-methionine sulfoxide oxidase mical3a isoform X21, translated as MGDGGVGAAGEGINQSHVLFDRFVQASTCKGTLKAFQELCDFLELKPSEYRVFYHKLKSKLNYWKAKALWAKLDKRASHKEYKKGRACANSKCLIIGAGPCGLRTAIELGFLGAKVVLLEKRDAFSRNNVLHLWPFTIQDLRGLGAKKFYGKFCAGSIDHISIRQLQLMLLKMALLLGIEIHVNVEFKGLIEPPEDQENERIGWRAEVHPKTHPVSELEFDVIIGADGRRNTLSGFRRKEFRGKLAIAITANFINRNTTAEAKVEEISGVAFIFNQKFFQDLREATGIDLENIVYYKDDTHYFVMTAKKQSLLEKGVILHDYVDTEMLLSRSNVDQAALLSYAREAADFSTNHQLPKLDFAINHYGQPDVAMFDFTCMYASENAALVRQRNGHQLLVAIVGDSLLEPFWPMGTGIARGFLAAMDSAWMVRSWAQGASPLEVLAERESIYRLLPQTTPENVSKNYSQYTLDPTTRYPNISLHLLRPNQVRHLLDTGETREIRIDMENVVNSSTPKLTRNELLLEKQFQESVARSSKLLNWCQRQTDGYRGVSVSDLTMSWKSGLALCALIYRYRPDLIDFDSLDEKDVEKNNQLAFDIAEKEFGISPIMTGKEMSIVVEPDKLSMVMYLSQFYEMFKDTVPPGENHNLSPEEKAALIASTKSPISFLSKLGQSINISRKRNPKQDKKEKELDGLGKRRKTSQTGQSEDEEPQRPVRDERTFVATALTERRVDPTAAANNNKVKSMATQLLAKFEENAPVQSTGLKRQIDSMPDLGLALSPSLPSTSLKEPVQLAPLPAWRKASRSSDGLRSCPKKTILLYPPPPSSSSPSLSSHTQKNVLKLVIDEHDSDDDDNQDHLTFSYRESEFRSVEPVHVVNIQERAEALAAKFTGQSSKPEKPQPMKKPSRFFLQQWLLSHGLHPGQPSCSPDPQQEETQSLRLHSDDQVPIHIPSIQERAERLASLFKDKPARPKPKKKPSRFLIEQWHRKREMSTDPQLTSLSLNRQHYVKMYTGGVSLLAEQIANQLQPQEDCRSRPDKRELGSLRKEFPQNIGGSDVCFFCRKRVYVMERLSAEGKFFHRSCFKCDYCGTTLRLSSYAFDVEDGKFYCKPHYCYRLSGQAQRKRPAPPAAPLQPKESQAPVIPAASLDAPGAPCPVERGPSAPEVNGLAEPSVAKRLKGTPERIELENYRLSMQREEELEEVPEETLAEHNLSSVLDKGTDVDEGSSSSESDMEEEGEELEPPANSDLGGVPWKEAVELHAKLKAGSEAGASRKEGDLEEEEEEEEGDEEEDEEEEEDEEEEEEDEEEEESSDEPCVEDEEEPEAEAGSPDIEPGTELDEEDIPSDAEAEARSQLVEDPEPLPVDTGKPASLEQVSRIEHTERVSVSPKEIIVDVILTPIPKPSTPTEEIKEKLTPVLIKSPGTRFFPEPFLPDYTKTEVPPSPEVKTPNTPVAVASPIRFQPAPLPDTVTPKSPVQVESCACSPSANPLSPICAQPLPCQEPSSPLSSGSPVRTQPVPAVTSTPLTKPASERTTTESLNAKDSTVETPVKKTDIIEEFWLKSAEIRRSLGLIPLDRSKAVEKSIIKTPTADPVLSKPPISEDISEKPAFTGRTVIHRLNITVEGQVISPVEPKSSSSERKDLSSSSGLGLNDSNTTSQTPTCDSINNSDSTMLTPPSSPPPPPPNEEPATLTKKKPQVSWEKLSTPSKEPEVEKAPTKVKTPTSPNQDTFVTVPVAAPRTNPPVVMRIKEPNKPRREEVRKSFAECVDEIPFADDVEDTYDDRTPDTSMQDRFYTPPTSRVNRDKPSLHLALAMENGKPNIHGGLVSRSVKGPQHFSPEAKEIAEERMREREKSVKSQALKDAMAKQINKMKEAESNKGAVAKVAWNVSDVAVKHKQRSSSPKSSAVKALESKKQAEGLPDRFFTSPLNKSVDSSVTSSESSTGGKSKKRSSLFSPRKNKKEKKAKNESRHSGTEETPPKHKSLWKAVFSGYKKDKKKKDDKSSPSTPSSSTTVDSGKKKGSPVARSSDLHLRRNLSFSEDSDLSCDDVLERSSQKSKADSVYVPHALAFKRSYATKKTYTEEELNAKLTRKVQKAARRQAKQEELKRLHRAQIIQRQLEQVEEKQRQLEERGVAVEKALRGEAGLHKGSSVSPKQRKRRSDYWGESNYSEILDLHLGGMGKKDDPKLMQEWFKLVQEKNALVRYESELMIFARELELEDRQSRLQQELRERMAIEDHLKTEAELTEEKRILNEMLEVVEQRDSLVALLEEQRLREKEEDKDLEAVMLSKGFNLNWA; from the exons ATGGGAGATGGAGGTGTCGGTGCAGCAGGAGAGGGGATCAATCAGTCACACGTTCTCTTTGACCGCTTCGTTCAGGCCTCCACCTGTAAGGGGACCCTTAAAGCTTTTCAGGAGCTGTGTGACTTCCTTGAGCTCAAGCCCAGTGAGTATCGAGTCTTCTACCACAAGCTCAAGTCCAAGCTCAACTACTGGAAGGCGAAAGCACTCTGGGCCAAGCTAGACAAACGTGCCAGCCACAAGGAGTACAAGAAAGGCAGAGCTTGTGCTAACTCTAAG TGTCTGATCATCGGAGCAGGACCATGTGGCCTGCGCACGGCTATAGAACTTGGCTTTCTGGGAGCCAAGGTGGTCCTGTTGGAGAAGAGAGATGCTTTCTCCCGCAACAATGTCCTCCACCTGTGGCCTTTCACCATTCAGGATCTGCGGGGTCTCGGCGCAAAAAAGTTCTACGGAAAATTCTGTGCCGGCTCCATAGACCATATCA GTATTCGTCAGCTGCAATTGATGTTGCTGAAAATGGCTCTGCTCTTAGGTATCGAGATCCATGTCAATGTGGAGTTCAAAGGCCTCATCGAACCCCCAGAAGACCAAGAGAATGAGA GGATTGGCTGGAGAGCTGAAGTCCATCCTAAAACCCACCCTGTTAGCGAGCTGGAGTTTGATGTCATCATTGGGGCAGATGGGAGGAGAAACACGTTGTCAG GGTTCAGAAGGAAAGAGTTCAGGGGCAAGCTGGCCATCGCCATCACGGCCAACTTTATTAACCGCAACACTACAGCTGAGGCCAAAGTGGAGGAGATCAGCGGGGTGGCCTTCATCTTCAACCAGAAGTTCTTTCAGGATCTAAGGGAAGCCACTG GGATTGATCTGGAAAACATTGTCTACTATAAGGATGACACGCACTACTTTGTGATGACTGCCAAGAAGCAGAGTCTGCTGGAGAAGGGCGTCATTCTGCAC GATTATGTGGACACAGAGATGCTTCTATCCAGGTCTAATGTGGACCAAGCTGCTTTGCTGTCCTACGCCAGAGAGGCAGCTGACTTCTCCACCAATCACCAGCTGCCCAAGCTGGACTTCGCCATCAACCATTACGGGCAGCCTGATGTGGCCATGTTTGACTTCACGTGCATGTACGCCTCGGAAAATGCCGCGCTGGTGCGCCAACGCAACGGCCACCAGCTGCTCGTAGCTATAGTTGGAGACAGCCTTCTGGAG CCATTCTGGCCAATGGGGACAGGCATTGCACGAGGCTTCCTGGCGGCCATGGACTCGGCGTGGATGGTGAGAAGCTGGGCACAGGGCGCGTCTCCTCTCGAGGTGTTGGCGGAGAG GGAGAGTATATATCGTCTGCTCCCACAAACCACTCCAGAGAACGTGAGTAAGAACTACAGTCAGTACACATTGGATCCCACAACACGCTACCCCAACATCAGTCTGCACCTGCTCCGGCCCAATCAG GTACGGCATCTCCTAGACACTGGGGAAACCAGGGAAATTCGCATCGACATGGAGAACGTGGTCAACTCTTCGACTCCCAAACTCACGAGGAATG aACTTCTGCTTGAGAAGCAGTTCCAAG AGTCTGTAGCGCGCTCCAGCAAGCTGCTAAACTGGTGTCAGAGGCAGACGGATGGCTATAGAGGGGTCAGTGTGTCTGATCTCACCATGTCATGGAAGAGTGGCTTGGCTTTGTGTGCCCTTATCTATCGCTACAGGCCAGACCTCAT TGATTTTGACTCGCTGGACGAGAAGGACGTGGAGAAGAATAACCAGTTGGCTTTTGACATTGCTGAGAAGGAGTTCGGGATTTCGCCCATTATGACTGGGAAGGAGATGTCTATTGTAGTGGAGCCTGACAAGCTCTCCATGGTCATGTACCTCAGCCAGTTCTATGAGATGTTCAAGGACACAGTGCCCCCTGGTG aaaacCACAACCTGAGTCCAGAGGAAAAGGCTGCGCTGATCGCCAGCACTAAGTCTCCCATCTCCTTCCTCAGCAAACTTGGTCAAAGCATCAACATCTCGAGGAAACGCAACCCCAAG CAGGATAAGAAGGAGAAGGAGCTTGACGGATTGGGGAAGAGGAGAAAGACGAGTCAGACCGGCCAGTCTGAAGAT GAGGAGCCTCAGCGGCCAGTGCGTGATGAGCGAACTTTTGTAGCCACGGCTCTAACGGAGCGTAGGGTCGACCCCACTGCAGCGGCTAACAACAACAAGGTGAAGTCCATGGCCACTCAGCTGCTAGCCAAGTTTGAGGAGAATGCACCGGTACAGTCTACTGGACTCAAAAGACAG ATTGACTCTATGCCTGATCTGGGGCTTGCGCTGTCTCCCTCCCTGCCATCCACCTCTCTGAAAGAGCCAGTGCAGCTGGCACCACTTCCCGCATGGAGAAAG GCTAGCAGAAGCAGCGATGGCCTGCGGAGCTGCCCTAAGAAAACCATTCTGCTCtatcctcctcctccatcatcttCCTCTCCATCGCTCTCTTCACATACACAG AAGAATGTTCTCAAACTGGTGATagatgaacatgacagtgatgaCGATGACAACCAGGATCATCTGACATTCTCTTACAGG GAAAGTGAGTTCAGATCTGTGGAGCCCGTCCATGTCGTTAACATTCAGGAGAGAGCTGAAGCGCTAGCCGCTAAGTTTACAGGGCAGTCCAGCAAGCCTGAAAAACCCCAG CCGATGAAAAAGCCATCACGCTTCTTTCTTCAGCAGTGGCTTTTGAGCCATGGGTTACACCCAGGACAGCCGTCCTGCTCCCCTGATCCTCAGCAGGAG GAGACACAGAGTTTGCGATTGCACTCTGATGATCAAGTGCCTATACACATCCCTAGCATCCAGGAGCGAGCCGAGAGGTTAGCCTCTCTGTTCAAAGACAAGCCTGCTAGACCCAAG CCTAAGAAAAAGCCCTCGCGCTTTCTTATCGAGCAGTGGCACAGAAAGCGGGAGATGTCCACTGATCCTCAGCTCACTTCACTCTCCTTGAACCGACAG CATTATGTAAAGATGTATACAGGTGGCGTGAGCTTGTTGGCTGAGCAAATAGCCAATCAGCTTCAGCCTCAGGAGGACTGCCGGAGCCGTCCCGATAAGAGGGAATTG GGTTCCTTGCGGAAGGAGTTTCCACAAAACATTGGAGGCAGCGATGTGTGTTTCTTCTGCCGGAAGCGTGTGTATGTGATGGAGCGACTGAGTGCGGAGGGCAAGTTCTTTCACCGCAGCTGCTTTAAGTGTGACTATTGCGGCACCACGCTGAGACTGTCGTCCTACGCCTTTGACGTGGAGGATG ggaAGTTTTACTGTAAGCCGCATTACTGTTACCGGTTGTCTGGGCAGGCTCAGAGGAAAAGGcctgctcctcctgctgctcctctCCAGCCGAAG GAATCCCAGGCACCAGTGATACCTGCAGCCAGCTTGGATGCCCCTGGGGCTCCATGTCCGGTGGAGCGTGGGCCCTCAG CTCCCGAGGTGAATGGTCTGGCTGAGCCCAGTGTGGCAAAACGTCTGAAAGGAACTCCTGAGCGCATTGAGCTGGAGAACTACCGGCTGTCCATGCAGAGAGAGGAGGAGCTAGAGGAGGTGCCAGAGGAGACGCTGGCCGAGCACAACCTCAGCAGCGTGCTGGATAAAGGCACGGACGTGGACGAGGGCTCCAG TAGCTCGGAGTCTGACATGGAGGAAGAGGGTGAGGAGCTGGAGCCACCAGCCAACTCTGACCTGGGTGGAGTGCCATGGAAGGAGGCCGTGGAGCTCCACGCCAAACTGAAGGCTGGCAGCGAAGCTGGGGCAAGCAGGAAGGAGGGAGActtggaggaagaggaggaagaagaggagggagatgaggaagaggatgaggaggaggaggaggatgaggaagaagaagaggaggatgaagaagaagaagaatcaagTGATG AGCCCTGTgtagaagatgaagaagagccTGAGGCTGAAGCAGGAAGCCCAGACATTGAGCCTGGCACTGAGCTGGATGAAG AGGACATCCCTTCAGATGCAGAAGCTGAAGCTCGCTCGCAGCTTGTTGAGGATCCTGAGCCTCTTCCAGTAGACACTGGGAAGCCAGCGAGCCTAGAGCAAGTTTCCAGAATTG AGCATACAGAACGGGTGTCTGTTAGTCCAAAGGAAATCATTGTAGACGTTATTCTCACTCCAATCCCAAAGCCAAGTACACCTACAGAGGAG ATCAAAGAAAAGTTGACTCCAGTGCTGATTAAATCTCCAGGCACACGCTTTTTTCCTGAGCCCTTTTTGCCTGATTATACCAAAACAGAGGTCCCACCATCACCTGAGGTTAAGACACCAAATACTCCTGTCGCGGTGGCATCTCCTATCCGCTTCCAGCCAGCGCCCCTACCAGATACGGTCACCCCCAAATCTCCTGTCCAGGTTGAGTCTTGTGCCTGCTCACCTTCAGCCAACCCCTTATCCCCAATTTGTGCTCAGCCCCTACCATGCCAGGAGCCCTCCTCACCCCTCTCTTCAGGCTCTCCTGTGAGGACTCAACCAGTTCCTGCTGTAACTTCCACTCCTCTGACAAAACCTGCCTCAGAGAGGACTACCACAGAATCTCTGAATGCAAAGGATTCGACAGTGGAGACGCCAGTCAAGAAGACTGACATCATTGAAGAGTTCTGGCTGAAGAGTGCTGAGATTAGGAGGAGCTTAGGGCTCATCCCACTGGACAGGAGCAAAGCTGTAGAGAAGAGCATTATTAAAACCCCTACCGCAGATCCTGTATTGTCTAAACCCCCGATCTCAGAGGACATATCGGAGAAGCCAGCATTCACAGGCCGCACAGTCATCCACAGACTCAATATTACTGTTGAGGGTCAGGTAATCTCTCCTGTAGAACCCAAGAGTAGTAGCTCAGAGAGGAAGGATCTGAGCAGTAGCTCTGGTCTGGGCTTGAACGATAGCAACACAACTAGTCAGACGCCTACCTGTGATAGCATTAACAACTCTGACTCAACCATGCTTACACCTCCTTCCAgtcctccaccacctccaccaaaTGAGGAGCCAGCAACTCTCACAAAGAAGAAGCCTCAAGTGTCTTGGGAGAAGCTATCTACTCCCAGTAAGGAACCTGAAGTGGAGAAAGCACCCACTAAAGTGAAAACTCCTACCAGTCCAAATCAGGACACATTTGTGACTGTTCCAGTAGCTGCTCCCAGAACTAACCCCCCAGTGGTGATGAGGATAAAGGAGCCCAATAAACCACGCCGAGAAGAAGTGAGGAAGTCCTTTGCAGAGTGCGTAGACGAGATTCCATTTGCTGATGATGTGGAGGACACGTATGATGATCGTACCCCTGACACAAGCATGCAGGATAGGTTTTACACCCCACCCACCAGCAGAGTGAACAGGGACAAGCCTTCCCTCCACCTCGCTTTGGCTATGGAGAATGGAAAACCCAACATCCATGGAGGTCTCGTGTCCAGATCAGTGAAGGGTCCCCAGCACTTTTCTCCTGAAGCCAAGGAGATTGCTGAAGAGCGgatgagggagagggagaaatcTGTGAAAAGTCAAGCTCTTAAGGATGCCATGGCCAAgcagattaataaaatgaaagaggCTGAGTCAAATAAGGGCGCTGTGGCCAAAGTGGCTTGGAACGTTTCGGACGTAGCTGTTAAACACAAGCAGCGCTCAAGTTCTCCAAAGTCTTCAGCTGTGAAAGCCTTGGAGAGCAAAAAACAAGCAGAGGGGCTTCCTGACCGTTTCTTTACCTCACCTTTAAATAAGAGTGTGGACAGTTCTGTCACCTCATCTGAGAGTTCCACAGGAGGCAAGAGTAAAAAACGTAGCTCCCTTTTCTCTCCGCGTAAGaacaagaaagagaagaaggcaAAAAATGAAAGCAGACACTCTGGTACAGAAGAGACCCCACCCAAACACAAGTCCTTGTGGAAAGCTGTATTTTCCGGCTACAAgaaagacaagaagaagaaagatgaCAAGTCTTCTCCGAGCACACCCTCTAGCTCCACAACAGTGGACtcaggaaagaagaaaggatCGCCTGTGGCAAGGTCCTCAG ATTTGCATTTGAGAAGAAACCTCAGCTTTTCCGAGGACTCAGATCTGTCCTGTGATGATGTTCTGGAAAGATCCTCTCAGAAGTCGAAGGCGGAT TCTGTTTATGTTCCTCATGCATTGGCGTTCAAGAGATCATATGCCACGAAG AAGACATACACTGAGGAAGAGCTAAATGCCAAGCTCACACGTAAGGTCCAGAAGGCAGCTCGGCGTCAGGCCAAGCAGGAGGAGCTGAAGAGGCTCCACAGGGCTCAG ATCATTCAGAGACAGCTAGAGCAGGTGGAGGAGAAACAGAGGCAGCTGGAGGAGAGGGGTGTAGCAGTGGAGAAGGCTCTGCGAGGGGAAGCAG